NNNNNNNNNNNNNNNNNNNNNNNNNNNNNNNNNNNNNNNNNNNNNNNNNNNNNNNNNNNNNNNNNNNNNNNNNNNNNNNNNNNNNNNNNNNNNNNNNNNNNNNNNNNNNNNNNNNNNNNNNNNNNNNNNNNNNNNNNNNNNNNNNNNNNNNNNNNNNNNNNNNNNNNNNNNNNNNNNNNNNNNNNNNNNNNNNNNNNNNNNNNNNNNNNNNNNNNNNNNNNNNNNNNNNNNNNNNNNNNNNNNNNNNNNNNNNNNNNNNNNNNNNNNNNNNNNNNNNNNNNNNNNNNNNNNNNNNNNNNNNNNNNNNNNNNNNNNNNNNNNNNNNNNNNNNNNNNNNNNNNNNNNNNNNNNNNNNNNNNNNNNNNNNNNNNNNNNNNNNNNNNNNNNNNNNNNNNNNNNNNNNNNNNNNNNNNNNNNNNNNNNNNNNNNNNNNNNNNNNNNNNNNNNNNNNNNNNNNNNNNNNNNNNNNNNNNNNNNNNNNNNNNNNNNNNNNNNNNNNNNNNNNNNNNNNNNNNNNNNNNNNNNNNNNNNNNNNNNNNNNNNNNNNNNNNNNNNNNNNNNNNNNNNNNNNNNNNNNNNNNNNNNNNNNNNNNNNNNNNNNNNNNNNNNNNNNNNNNNNNNNNNNNNNNNNNNNNNNNNNNNNNNNNNNNNNNNNNNNNNNNNNNNNNNNNNNNNNNNNNNNNNNNNNNNNNNNNNNNNNNNNNNNNNNNNNNNNNNNNNNNNNNNNNNNNNNNNNNNNNNNNNNNNNNNNNNNNNNNNNNNNNNNNNNNNNNNNNNNNNNNNNNNNNNNNNNNNNNNNNNNNNNNNNNNNNNNNNNNNNNNNNNNNNNNNNNNNNNNNNNNNNNNNNNNNNNNNNNNNNNNNNNNNNNNNNNNNNNNNNNNNNNNNNNNNNNNNNNNNNNNNNNNNNNNNNNNNNNNNNNNNNNNNNNNNNNNNNNNNNNNNNNNNNNNNNNNNNNNNNNNNNNNNNNNNNNNNNNNNNNNNNNNNNNNNNNNNNNNNNNNNNNNNNNNNNNNNNNNNNNNNNNNNNNNNNNNNNNNNNNNNNNNNNNNNNNNNNNNNNNNNNNNNNNNNNNNNNNNNNNNNNNNNNNNNNNNNNNNNNNNNNNNNNNNNNNNNNNNNNNNNNNNNNNNNNNNNNNNNNNNNNNNNNNNNNNNNNNNNNNNNNNNNNNNNNNNNNNNNNNNNNNNNNNNNNNNNNNNNNNNNNNNNNNNNNNNNNNNNNNNNNNNNNNNNNNNNNNNNNNNNNNNNNNNNNNNNNNNNNNNNNNNNNNNNNNNNNNNNNNNNNNNNNNNNNNNNNNNNNNNNNNNNNNNNNNNNNNNNNNNNNNNNNNNNNNNNNNNNNNNNNNNNNNNNNNNNNNNNNNNNNNNNNNNNNNNNNNNNNNNNNNNNNNNNNNNNNNNNNNNNNNNNNNNNNNNNNNNNNNNNNNNNNNNNNNNNNNNNNNNNNNNNNNNNNNNNNNNNNNNNNNNNNNNNNNNNNNNNNNNNNNNNNNNNNNNNNNNNNNNNNNNNNNNNNNNNNNNNNNNNNNNNNNNNNNNNNNNNNNNNNNNNNNNNNNNNNNNNNNNNNNNNNNNNNNNNNNNNNNNNNNNNNNNNNNNNNNNNNNNNNNNNNNNNNNNNNNNNNNNNNNNNNNNNNNNNNNNNNNNNNNNNNNNNNNNNNNNNNNNNNNNNNNNNNNNNNNNNNNNNNNNNNNNNNNNNNNNNNNNNNNNNNNNNNNNNNNNNNNNNNNNNNNNNNNNNNNNNNNNNNNNNNNNNNNNNNNNNNNNNNNNNNNNNNNNNNNNNNNNNNNNNNNNNNNNNNNNNNNNNNNNNNNNNNNNNNNNNNNNNNNNNNNNNNNNNNNNNNNNNNNNNNNNNNNNNNNNNNNNNNNNNNNNNNNNNNNNNNNNNNNNNNNNNNNNNNNNNNNNNNNNNNNNNNNNNNNNNNNNNNNNNNNNNNNNNNNNNNNNNNNNNNNNNNNNNNNNNNNNNNNNNNNNNNNNNNNNNNNNNNNNNNNNNNNNNNNNNNNNNNNNNNNNNNNNNNNNNNNNNNNNNNNNNNNNNNNNNNNNNNNNNNNNNNNNNNNNNNNNNNNNNNNNNNNNNNNNNNNNNNNNNNNNNNNNNNNNNNNNNNNNNNNNNNNNNNNNNNNNNNNNNNNNNNNNNttcaacaacaacaaatagaGTGGTATTTCCTCCTGCCGGAGCGGGTCACTTTGGCTTTGGCCTCCATTTGCGCTAGATCGTATTGGTGTGCGCTNNNNNNNNNNNNNNNNNNNNNNNNNNNNNNNNNNNNNNNNNNNNNNNNNNNNNNNNNNNNNNNNNNNNNNNNNNNNNNNNNNNNNNNNNNNNNNNNNNNNNNNNNNNNNNNNNNNNNNNNNNNNNNNNNNNNNNNNNNNNNNNNNNNNNNNNNNNNNNNNNNNNNNNNNNNNNNNNNNNNNNNNNNNNNNNNNNNNNNNNNNNNNNNNNNNNNNNNNNNNNNNNNNNNNNNNNNNNNNNNNNNNNNNNNNNNNNNNNNNNNNNNNNNNNNNNNNNNNNNNNNNNNNNNNNNNNNNNNNNNNNNNNNNNNNNNNNNNNNNNNNNNNNNNNNNNNNNNNNNNNNNNNNGCCCAATCACAAATAGTCTTTGGAAATTGCTCCGTGCAGATTCGTAGGAAAAGGTCTCTCTTACATACAANNNNNNNNNNNNNNNNNNNNNNNNNNNNNNNNNNNNNNNNNNNNNNNNNNNNNNNNNNGNNNNNNNNNNNNNNNNNNNNNNNNNNNNNNNNNNNNNNNNNNNNNNNNNNNNNNNNNNNNTAcaagaatatattcatattttcatgaatatataataattatgtataagagagagagagacaaaaagataaaaatttgaNNNNNNNNNNNNNNNNNNNNNNNNNNNNNNNNNNNNNNNNNNNNNNNNNNNNNNNNNNNNNNNANNNNNNNNNNNNNNNNNNNNNNNNNNNNNNNNNNNNNNNNNNNNNNNNNNNNNNNNNNNNNNNNNNNNNNNNNNNNNNNNNNNNNNNNNNNNNNNNNNNNNNNNNNNNNNNNNNNNNNNNNNNNNNNNNNNNNNNNNNNNNNNNNNNNNNNNNNNNNNNNNNNNNNNNNTNNNNNNNNNNNNNNNNNNNNNNNNNNNNNNNNNNNNNNNNNNNNNNNNNNNNNNNNNNNNNNNNNNNNNNNNNNNNNNNNNNNNNNNNNNNNNNNNNNNNNNNNNNNNNNNNNNNNNNNNNNNNNTTGTGCATTGTGAATATNNNNNNNNNNNNNNNNNNNNNNNNNNNNNNNNNNNNNNNNNNNNNNNNNNNNNNNNNNNNNNNNNNNNNNNNNNNNNNNNNNNNNNNNNNNNNNNNNNNNNNNNNNNNNNNNNNNNNNNNNNNNNNNNNNNNNNNNNNNNNNNNNNNNNNNNNNNNNNNNNNNNNNNNNNNNNNNNNNNNNNNNNNNNNNNNNNNNNNNNNNNNNNNNNNNNNNNNNNNNNNNNNNNNNNNNNNNNNNNNNNNNNNNNNNNNNNNNNNNNNNNNNNNNNNNNNNNNNNNNNNNNNNNNNNNNNNNNNNNNNNNNNNNNNNNNNNNNNNNNNNNNNNNNNNNNNNNNNNNNNNNNNNNNNNNNNNNNNNNNNNNNNNNNNNNNNNNNNNNNNNNNNNNNNNNNNNNNNNNNNNNNNNNNNNNNNNNNNNNNNNNNNNNNNNNNNNNNNNNNNNNNNNNNNNNNNNNNNNNNNNNNNNNNNNNNNNNNNNNNNNNNNNNNNNNNNNNNNNNNNNNNNNNNNNNNNNNNNNNNNNNNNNNNNNNNNNNNNNNNNNNNNNNNNNNNNNNNNNNNNNNNNNNNNNNNNNNNNNNNNNNNNNNNNNNNNNNNNNNNNNNNNNNNNNNNNNNNNNNNNNNNNNNNNNNNATGTCAGNNNNNNNNNNNNNNNNNNNNNNNNNNNNNNNNNNNNNNNNNNNNNNNNNNNNNNNNNNNNNNNNNNNNNNNNNNNNNNNNNNNNNNNNNNNNNNNNNNNNNNNNNNNNNNNNNNNNNNNNNNNNNNNNNNNNNNNNNNNNNNNNNNNNNNNNNNNNNNNNNNNNNNNNNNNNNNNNNNNNNNNNNNNNNNNNNNNNNNNNNNNNNNNNNNNNNNNNNNNNNNNNNNNNNNNNNNNNNNNNNNNNNNNNNNNNNNNNNNNNNNNNNNNNNNNNNNNNNNNNNNNNNNNNNNNNNNNNNNNNNNNNNNNNNNNNNNNNNNNNNNNNNNNNNNNNNNNNNNNNNNNNNNNNNNNNNNNNNNNNNNNNNNNNNNNNNNNNNNNNNNNNNNNNNNNNNNNNNNNNNNNNNNNNNNNNNNNNNNNNNNNNNNNNNNNNNNNNNNNNNNNNNNNNNNNNNNNNNNNNNNNNNNNNNNNNNNNNNNNNNNNNNNNNNNNNNNNNNNNNNNNNNNNNNNNNNNNNNNNNNNNNNNNNNNNNNNNNNNNNNNNNNNNNNNNNNNNNNNNNNNNNNNNNNNNNNNNNNNNNNNNNNNNNNNNNNNNNNNNNNNNNNNNNNNNNNNNNNNNNNNNNNNNNNNNNNNNNNNNNNNNNNNNNNNNNNNNNNNNNNNNNNNNNNNNNNNNNNNNNNNNNNNNNNNNNNNNNNNNNNNNNNNNNNNNNNNNNNNNNNNNNNNNNNNNNNNNNNNNNNNNNNNNNNNNNNNNNNNNNNNNNNNNNNNNNNNNNNNNNNNNNNNNNNNNNNNNNNNNNNNNNNNNNNNNNNNNNNNNNNNNNNNNNNNNNNNNNNNNNNNNNNNNNNNNNNNNNNNNNNNNNNNNNNNNNNNNNNNNNNNNNNNNNNNNNNNNNNNNNNNNNNNNNNNNNNNNNNNNNNNNNNNNNNNNNNNNNNNNNNNNNNNNNNNNNNNNNNNNNNNNNNNNNNNNNNNNNNNNNNNNNNNNNNNNNNNNNNNNNNNNNNNNNNNNNNNNNNNNNNNNNNNNNNNNNNNNNNNNNNNNNNNNNNNNNNNNNNNNNNNNNNNNNNNNNNNNNNNNNNNNNNNNNNNNNNNNNNNNNNNNNNNNNNNNNNNNNNNNNNNNNNNNNNNNNNNNNNNNNNNNNNNNNNNNNNNNNNNNNNNNNNNNNNNNNNNNNNNNNNNNNNNNNNNNNNNNNNNNNNNNNNNNNNNNNNNNNNNNNNNNNNNNNNNNNNNNNNNNNNNNNNNNNNNNNNNNNNNNNNNNNNNNNNNNNNNNNNNNNNNNNNNNNNNNNNNNNNNNNNNNNNNNNNNNNNGGGGACAGGTGTGCTTCCgtaattttttatgctttttcttttggggaggaggggtgattataaacttttttttaccacNNNNNNNNNNNNNNNNNNNNNNNNNNNNNNNNNNNNNNNNNNNNNNNNNNNNNNNNNNNNNNNNNNNNNNNNNNNNNNNNNNNNNNNNNNNNNNNNNNNNNNNNNNNNNNNNNNNNNNNNNNNNNNNNNNNNNNNNNNNNNNNNNNNNNNNNNNNNNNNNNNNNNNNNNNNNNNNNNNNNNNNNNNNNNNNNNNNNNNNNNNNNNNNNNNNNNNNNNNNNNNNNNNNNNNNNNNNNNNNNNNNNNNNNNNNNNNNNNNNNNNNNNNNNNNNNNNNNNNNNNNNNNNNNNNNNNNNNNNNNNNNNNNNNNNNNNNNNNNNNNNTccccataaataaaaattaattaattaataaaaaaagaaaaaagtatataNNNNNNNNNNNNNNNNNNNNNNNNNNNNNNNNNNNNNNNNNNNNNNNNNNNNNNNNNNNNNNNNNNNNNNNNNNNNNNNNNTTGACTatctatttgtgtttgtgtacatgtgtttatggTAAGGTATAGTTGTAGTTTTGGTAAGAAATGCACTTAACCACCAAGAAATGCAGTTATAATCTAAATTCTAAAATGCTTAGGTGACGCTTCCCGTGTGCTTCGCCTCATGGCGGCGGCTACATATACGCCCGAGGACAGAATGACGACCTCCTGGGATCCCTTGCTGCTGTGGGTGAGGCCGGAGCGCTGTTGCATCGAGGCGATCGCGGCCCACGTGAGGGAGGGCCGCTGCCGTGACCTGGTTTCCGTCGGCTGCGGAACCGGCCTGCTGGAGTGGCTGGTTTGCGCGCTCACGGGTAGGCGTCGCTCCCTTCAGGAGTTATGTTTGCGGCTAAACGGAGGCTGGGATGATTTGCCCTCCTGTGTCTTAAAGGTGgatttgtataaattatatatatctttcacctGACAATTGATTATACTATCCTCATTCAGAATCGGCATTAAACTTTTACAGATATAAACGGTTGATTATCAGATTAATGAAAAAGGAATGCATAACAGTCTACCGTGATGACTAAATAACAGAGAAATccactatatataaaaagatcTTTATTGTATTGTAAAGCTAGTTTCAAAATCCTCTTGTATTTCATCTCTACGTTTAAATTTCGAACCTGTTTCATCACCTTTCAGTTAGCACATCTTGCTCTTAGTTGTTTTTCTGCACCATAGCCTGAGTGATATTGCAGATGCTATTTTCACTCATATCTCAGGCATATCAGTCTCAGGCTATGAAATCAACGCCGACTGGTGGGCGTCGCCGTACTCGCCGCCGAGATTCATCCCCCTCGTCTTCGTCGAGCCAGACGCTCCTCCTCCCGCCGTCCCTCCGTCGCACGCCCTCATGTGCTGCTACTTCAACAACGGGGACGCCTTCAGGTGGGAGGAGCGGAATTAANNNNNNNNNNNNNNNNNNNNNNNNNNNNNNNNNNNNNNNNNNNNNNNNNNNNNNNNNNNNNNNNNNNNNNNNNNNNNNNNNNNNNNCCACTGCATGGGGCATGTGAATGAGCTTTCATGGTGGGTCCCTGTGGGTCTGTGGCCAACGGACTAGTCTCATGGCGACCCATCCAGTCCAACAAGAATTggaatatttaatatagatagtcCGGAACCGTGATATTCCATGATTGCTCCCACtgaaatatatagtttttgttttatagCACTGCTTTGCTGTTatgatctatcattattatcatcttaaccGTTATTCCCTATTTTGCTGACCCCCGAACTTTTATTTTAGGGGTATTGTTACCCCTAAAATGGGTctgttatactaaaaaaaaatccaggcaaATATATTGAAACCAagctcttccattctctctcgcaTTACGGAATAACCATGCCTCTCAATTTGACCCGAGTAGATTTTTTGAAAGTATTCAAAATTACAGTCTTATTTAGTTGATCTGATTAGGTAATTTTAATCCATTACATGCGGTTGTGTGAAAAAACTCAGTTAACTAATATTAGAGATTATTTGACCtatattgaatttttattaatcaatgtAGTTGatgatatttttctatattacttTGAATAACACATTCTATCTACTCACCCTAGGAAATACGTTGACTCCTACGACGGTCCTGTAATGATCATCATCGGATCCATTGATAAGAACAGACACACGGACCCTCGTCCGCTTGATTATGCCCACGTTCACCCGTGGAGCCTGACGCACACCCACCCAATCACCGAGACCGACCTCATTGGCTTCTACGTTCGAGACCAACTCAAACAAGAGGCTGTAAGGAGACTGCGGATGTAACCATACTTAGACTAAGCTAATCGGGTTTTTGAAAGAGATACCGTACTGAGATTATTTGTAACAATCCACTTCATCAAAAATATTGCGATGTGCATATGGTTTTGAAACATAAAGGATCGTGAGTGTTTTGCCTCACTTCATTATGTTGTgtttcaaaatttattatataaaaaactcgCCTATGACAGGCTGCGGGCTCCTCAGCTGTGATTCATTGGTCGACTATAAGCATTTTCAATTTCATGTTTGTTTAGtgtcaaaaagacaaaaatattatcaaataatgGTTACATctcataaaatacatattatactgGGCTGCTTTCCAGGCCCACCGGTATTTCTGAATTTGGCTGTTAATAATCTGATTTTCACTGGTCTGATTAACTGAAAATCATTTTCATGGAAGCATGTGCGTCTGCGCATTTTCTCATTCTATCTAGAAAAGTATCTCGGTGTAACGTTAACACTGACATAAATCAAATTAACAATTATTGTACATCATTGTACTTGTAAATAGGTTTATAGTAATACTCTGTTGAACAGagctagaattaaaaaaaacaacaacaattaaatgaaaaaaatagatgaaaaacttTAATAATTGCCCGAACAATCCAACATGCTCAGTGTTATATGTCTGCAGCTTAATGTATGATNNNNNNNNNNNNNNNNNNNNNNNNNNNNNNGGAGTGTCATTttaggtgtgggggggaggagacgcTACCCCCTCATGCTTTCCATGTGTGCCGTGGTTGGGAATTTTTACTCGTGTTAAGAAGTAGCTAAAAGAATTCGCAAGAAATCGTCTAATTGCTTTACTTACTGAAACAATAAAAGGACTGCACTATGCTTGGAAATTGCTGCTTACTCTACCAATTAATTACCATTAATTGACATGAAATACCTCTGGCTGAATAATGCCCTATCAAGAGGAATTACTGATTAAAttggtatatttttaataaagcaCCGTCTCAGTTGAAGCGTTCCTTTTGGAATTACATGAGTATTGCCTGAACAGTGACGGAGATTGTTCACGGGCCTATCTTGCTTATGCTTAGGATCGGCCAACTTGAACAAGTCACTGATAGTTTGATTAGCAATGCAAAGATTCACTGAATTCAAGAATTTTCCAGTGGGGTTGGGTGTTTCATATTGTCCTTAGTATAGTGTAAATCTAAATCTTATTCCA
This Penaeus monodon isolate SGIC_2016 chromosome 19, NSTDA_Pmon_1, whole genome shotgun sequence DNA region includes the following protein-coding sequences:
- the LOC119585157 gene encoding uncharacterized protein LOC119585157, with the translated sequence MGGNERTGSEYDKEFSDEEDISETPSLREKLMTFYEKGDASRVLRLMAAATYTPEDRMTTSWDPLLLWVRPERCCIEAIAAHVREGRCRDLVSVGCGTGLLEWLVCALTGISVSGYEINADWWASPYSPPRFIPLVFVEPDAPPPAVPPSHALMCCYFNNGDAFRKYVDSYDGPVMIIIGSIDKNRHTDPRPLDYAHVHPWSLTHTHPITETDLIGFYVRDQLKQEAVRRLRM